A window from Montipora capricornis isolate CH-2021 chromosome 7, ASM3666992v2, whole genome shotgun sequence encodes these proteins:
- the LOC138057613 gene encoding uncharacterized protein, with product MHNIELGRFPSKCCHRSIEVGVQPRRPCQLKSAKEVRDATVQISRSDLANLPDEGLIITQGGDGGPILPADAATYQTSGLNHTGANAAADSIYSGDGGAWQATEQSQLMGAGANQANGLSDAAVGGAVQNQPSELIGGPNNGLWQSRTAERGRGMSDWHLADLTVDQTSERDYPSVMGLGAHHLSHNGHAASHNVFSVPSGDDAQQINGLPRNYEEEPVTEEANGSSAHRVERAWQAREMIFLDHPNGGNCRPHGTAAREALPFPIQEDVTCSPVQEQGDGYAGPQAPIQLPEVLPGEANLISPTVHRCSTQEIKQWKQQLTRSNPKEARKKNNARNSSFTFKITEVAQHRENETPIFTDAVYNDHQEKLFGIRIHPKGVGGGTGRHVALFIHLIKGDFDNSLVWPFAGTVTVSVLDQSDSRPRRDIIQIIEANPDVPAFQQPGETICRTGYGYERFALIEDFFGPRYVKADELLLKIEFSG from the exons ATGCACAATATTGAGTTGGGCAGATTTCCGAGCAAATGTTGTCATAGATCGATTGAGGTGGGAGTTCAGCCGAGACGGCCCTGTCAGTTGAAGTCTGCTAAG gaagtgagaGATGCcaccgtccagataag TCGCTCTGATCTTGCGAATCTACCTGACGAAGGTTTAATCATAACTCAGGGAGGGGATGGTGGACCGATCCTCCCTGCTGATGCAGCTACTTATCAGACCAGCGGCTTGAACCACACTGGAGCAAATGCTGCCGCGGACTCAATTTACTCTGGTGACGGAGGCGCTTGGCAGGCGACGGAACAAAGCCAACTTATGGGGGCAGGTGCTAACCAAGCCAACGGGCTGAGTGACGCTGCTGTGGGAGGAGCTGTGCAGAATCAACCCAGTGAGCTTATTGGAGGCCCAAACAACGGGCTTTGGCAGAGTCGCACTGCTGAGAGAGGCAGAGGAATGAGCGACTGGCACCTGGCTGACCTGACGGTTGACCAAACCAGCGAAAGGGACTATCCCAGTGTGATGGGGCTTGGAGCCCATCACCTCAGCCATAATGGACACGCAGCATCGCATAATGTATTCAGTGTTCCCTCTGGTGATGATGCCCAGCAGATCAACGGGTTACCTCGAAACTATGAGGAGGAGCCTGTTACTGAAGAGGCCAATGGATCAAGCGCCCACAGAGTAGAACGTGCGTGGCAGGCACGTGAAATGATCTTCCTTGATCATCCTAATGGAGGCAACTGTCGTCCGCATGGGACAGCTGCAAGGGAGGCTCTGCCCTTCCCGATCCAAGAAGATGTGACATGCTCGCCTGTGCAGGAACAAGGTGACGGATATGCAGGACCACAGGCGCCAATTCAACTTCCTGAGGTCCTGCCAGGTGAAGCCAATTTAATCTCTCCCACAGTGCATCGCTGCAGCACACAAGAGATAAAACAATGGAAGCAACAACTTACGAG GTCAAACCCGAAGGAGGCTCGAAAAAAGAATAATGCACGCAACTCATCATTCACTTTTAAAATAACCGAGGTTGCTCAACATCGCGAAAACGAAACACCAATCTTTACTGATGCAGTGTACAATGATCACCAGGAGAAGCTGTTTGGTATAAGAATTCACCCCAAGGGCGTAGGCGGTGGAACAGGCAGACATGTGGCACTGTTCATTCATTTGATAAAAGGAGACTTCGATAATTCCCTAGTTTGGCCTTTTGCTGGGACCGTCACTGTTAGCGTCCTAGATCAGAGTGATTCCAGACCCCGTCGCGACATCATTCAGATCATAGAAGCAAATCCTGACGTGCCGGCCTTCCAACAGCCTGGTGAAACCATTTGCCGCACCGGGTATGGCTATGAAAGGTTCGCTCTAATCGAGGATTTCTTTGGTCCTCGATATGTGAAAGCCGACGAATTGCTGTTAAAAATAGAGTTTTCGGGGTAA